A genomic stretch from Chitinophaga lutea includes:
- the trpS gene encoding tryptophan--tRNA ligase, translating to MGKEKEIVVSGIRSTGILHLGNYFGAIRNYIRMQEEYNCYFFVADWHSLTTHPDPKALRGNVFRVLAENIASGLDPEKVTLYVQSDVPEIAELYLMLNMMAYKGELEKVPTFKDKVRQNPDNVNAGLLTYPVLMSADILIHRGYKVPVGKDQEQHLEMSRNFAQRFNNRYGQLFPEPVPFNFGDDLIRIMSLDGNGKMSKSENQNATIYLNDSDDAIRSKIKKAKTDSGPQEPNSVMPDYISNLFTIMRLVSTPDTVQHFTDAFNNCGIRYGDLKKQLAEDMAAFIKPIRERAEAIEHDQAYLNRIMREGAEKARASAVQTLQEARKLMGLNYY from the coding sequence ATGGGAAAGGAAAAAGAAATCGTTGTGAGCGGCATCCGCTCTACCGGCATATTGCACCTCGGGAACTATTTTGGGGCCATCCGCAACTACATCCGCATGCAGGAGGAGTATAACTGTTATTTCTTCGTGGCGGACTGGCATTCCCTTACCACCCACCCCGATCCGAAGGCCCTTCGCGGCAACGTGTTCCGGGTGCTGGCGGAAAATATCGCCTCCGGCCTCGACCCGGAAAAGGTGACCCTCTATGTGCAGAGCGACGTGCCTGAAATTGCCGAGCTGTATCTCATGCTCAATATGATGGCGTATAAAGGTGAGCTGGAAAAAGTGCCCACGTTCAAAGACAAGGTGCGCCAGAACCCCGATAACGTGAATGCCGGTTTGCTGACGTACCCGGTGCTCATGTCGGCCGACATCCTCATTCACCGCGGTTATAAAGTGCCCGTGGGAAAAGACCAGGAGCAGCACCTGGAGATGAGCCGCAACTTCGCGCAGCGTTTCAACAACCGCTACGGGCAGCTGTTCCCCGAACCGGTCCCCTTCAATTTCGGCGACGATCTTATCCGTATCATGAGCCTCGACGGTAACGGGAAAATGAGCAAAAGCGAAAACCAGAACGCCACCATTTACCTCAACGACAGCGACGACGCCATCCGCAGCAAAATCAAAAAAGCCAAAACAGACAGCGGCCCGCAGGAACCCAATTCCGTGATGCCGGATTATATCAGCAACCTCTTTACCATCATGCGCCTGGTGTCTACACCCGATACCGTGCAGCATTTCACCGATGCTTTCAACAACTGCGGCATCCGTTACGGCGATCTGAAAAAGCAGCTGGCGGAAGACATGGCGGCTTTCATTAAACCCATCCGCGAAAGGGCGGAAGCCATCGAGCACGACCAGGCTTACCTGAACCGCATCATGCGGGAAGGCGCCGAGAAGGCCCGTGCGTCTGCGGTACAGACTTTACAGGAAGCACGCAAACTGATGGGTTTAAATTATTATTGA
- a CDS encoding deoxynucleoside kinase, with the protein MAKNKIKHIAIAGNIGAGKTTLTEMLAKHYKWTPQFEDVEHNPYLSDFYDDMPRWSFNLQVYFLHSRLKQLVDIQHGKETVIQDRTIYEDAHIFAPNLYEMGLMTKRDFDNYFNFFETLKSMVKPPDLLIYLQASVPTLVAQIQKRGREYEENIRLDYLKRLNEFYNSWIEKYKDGPLLIIDVDKNKFPEKDEDLGEIISKIDSELYGLF; encoded by the coding sequence ATGGCAAAAAATAAAATCAAGCACATTGCGATAGCCGGCAATATCGGCGCAGGCAAAACCACGCTGACCGAAATGCTGGCGAAGCATTACAAATGGACGCCCCAGTTCGAGGATGTGGAGCATAACCCCTACCTGAGCGATTTTTACGACGATATGCCCCGCTGGTCGTTTAACCTGCAGGTGTACTTCCTGCACAGCAGGCTGAAGCAGCTGGTGGATATCCAGCACGGCAAGGAAACCGTTATCCAGGACCGCACCATTTACGAGGACGCGCACATTTTTGCGCCCAACCTGTATGAAATGGGGCTGATGACGAAGCGCGACTTCGACAACTATTTCAACTTTTTCGAGACGCTGAAATCGATGGTGAAGCCGCCCGATCTGCTGATTTACCTGCAGGCGTCCGTGCCTACGCTGGTGGCGCAGATCCAGAAGCGGGGGCGCGAGTACGAAGAGAATATCCGGCTGGATTACCTCAAGCGGCTGAATGAGTTTTACAATTCATGGATCGAGAAATACAAGGACGGGCCTTTGCTGATCATCGATGTGGACAAGAACAAATTCCCTGAAAAGGACGAAGATCTCGGTGAGATCATTTCTAAAATAGATTCCGAACTGTACGGGTTGTTTTAA
- a CDS encoding SusC/RagA family TonB-linked outer membrane protein, with protein sequence MKKALLFIAMLMVIVTLAYAQQRQVTGKVIGEDGAPVPFATVQVKGTTSGTTTDQNGNFKLNVTGNNTVLVIRSIGFTLKEVAAGSESNLNVTLAPDNTNLQEVVVTALGIKRSQKSVSYAVQQVDAAKLALTRETNINSSLAGKVAGVQIMGQSGAKIGEGAVVRLRGAGSLQDKNPLFVLDGTPVNPDDINMDDVENVSVLKGPNATALYGQRADAGVVIVTSKKGRRQSGIGLELNSTTTFDRVTNLMNYQNEYAGGGKYELSRYTWQPGQPDSWKALDGKFYHDYSDDASWGPRMVGQEYIPWYAWYPGAEFGKTAKLLPQKNNVRDFYNTGISANNNINFSKADDGYSIRVSLTNLERQGVMPGSKLSKYSLSTQNSFDLGKHFTIASNVYYVTEKLDGEFIDGYSNNSTGSFNQWFHRDLDMAKLKQYRNLRAPQGSLASWNHLNPDSYTSANELKFYGGNYWYNPFSYFDNIENIQNRNRLFGDLSLTYKLNDHFRIAGFVRRNELNTNYENKTPYIIETSATQTGIKQGYDTRQTLTREDNFEVLATYTNNFFDGLSVDVNLGGNVRKNKFSEIQANTNNGFTVPDLFALSNSKDPISYRNNRTNKTVRSAYGRATLGWKETYFLDMSLRNDISSALPKDNNSYWYPSVGASVIFSEWLKEGFPALNYGKIRGSYAKIGSDLDPYGLDLLYTVGSNLFDGNSIMQTPNTLPNSEIRPSLSGSFEIGADVRFFNSRLGAEFTYYNEDKKDEILTVNVSNASGFVTKTINAGRLQRSGIEVLLTGVPVKSKDFTWETTLNFAKGTSKVVELTEDVKTYTLPNGDRGGAAVAFGVATVVHKEGETWGQLRGNGIKRLNGQPVLNTDGTYMMEQNLYFGSVLPDFTGGWFNSFEYKGFNLSAVVDFQKGGKYFSLSDFWGSFSGLTAKTAVLNDKGIPVRDPVADGGGVAVSGVDEDGKPVKTYVDAQTYWHQFRTNSNIADMSIYDASFIKLREVSLGYNFPVSKMTKKIFTRANVSVVARNVWLIHAEEKGFDPSELSGRFGENGQMPGVRSIGLNIKLGF encoded by the coding sequence ATGAAAAAAGCTTTGCTTTTCATCGCCATGCTTATGGTGATTGTCACGTTGGCCTATGCACAGCAGCGCCAGGTGACAGGTAAGGTGATAGGGGAAGATGGGGCCCCTGTACCGTTCGCCACCGTCCAGGTAAAAGGCACTACTTCAGGTACTACCACAGATCAAAACGGCAATTTCAAACTCAATGTAACCGGGAACAACACCGTTCTCGTGATCAGAAGCATCGGGTTTACGCTGAAAGAAGTGGCAGCCGGCAGTGAGTCCAACCTGAACGTCACACTCGCGCCTGATAACACCAACCTCCAGGAAGTAGTCGTAACGGCCCTGGGTATCAAGCGCAGCCAGAAATCCGTATCCTACGCAGTGCAACAGGTAGATGCGGCCAAACTGGCATTAACCCGCGAAACCAACATCAACTCCTCACTGGCTGGTAAAGTAGCCGGGGTACAAATTATGGGTCAATCCGGAGCGAAGATCGGCGAAGGCGCAGTGGTTCGTCTGCGCGGCGCCGGTTCGCTCCAGGATAAAAACCCATTGTTTGTATTGGATGGTACGCCGGTAAATCCGGACGACATCAATATGGACGATGTTGAAAACGTATCTGTGCTGAAAGGCCCCAACGCTACGGCGCTGTACGGCCAGCGCGCAGATGCGGGCGTGGTGATCGTCACCTCCAAAAAAGGCCGCCGTCAATCCGGTATCGGCCTGGAACTCAACTCCACCACCACTTTCGACCGCGTTACCAACCTGATGAATTATCAGAACGAATACGCGGGCGGTGGTAAATACGAGCTCAGCCGCTACACCTGGCAGCCGGGCCAGCCTGATTCCTGGAAGGCGCTCGACGGCAAATTCTATCACGATTATTCCGATGACGCCAGCTGGGGCCCACGCATGGTAGGCCAGGAATATATTCCCTGGTACGCCTGGTATCCCGGCGCGGAATTCGGTAAAACCGCCAAACTGCTGCCGCAGAAAAATAACGTGCGCGACTTCTACAACACCGGTATTTCTGCGAACAACAACATCAACTTCAGCAAGGCGGACGATGGTTACAGCATCCGCGTGTCACTCACCAACCTGGAACGCCAGGGTGTGATGCCGGGCTCCAAACTGAGCAAATACAGCCTCTCTACACAAAACTCGTTCGACCTCGGCAAACACTTCACCATCGCTTCCAACGTGTATTACGTAACGGAAAAGCTCGACGGTGAGTTCATCGACGGTTATTCCAACAACTCCACCGGTTCATTCAACCAGTGGTTCCACCGCGACCTGGATATGGCTAAACTGAAGCAATACCGGAACCTCCGCGCGCCCCAGGGCTCACTGGCCAGCTGGAACCACCTGAACCCGGATTCCTATACCTCCGCCAACGAGCTGAAGTTCTACGGCGGTAACTATTGGTACAACCCGTTCTCCTATTTCGATAACATCGAAAATATCCAGAACAGGAACCGCCTCTTCGGTGATCTCAGCCTTACCTACAAACTGAACGATCACTTCCGTATCGCCGGTTTTGTAAGAAGGAACGAGCTCAATACCAACTACGAAAACAAAACGCCTTATATCATCGAAACGAGTGCTACCCAAACGGGTATCAAACAGGGCTACGACACCCGTCAGACGCTCACCCGCGAAGACAACTTCGAAGTACTGGCCACATACACCAATAACTTCTTCGACGGCCTGAGCGTGGATGTGAACCTCGGTGGTAACGTCCGCAAAAACAAATTTTCCGAAATACAGGCCAATACCAACAATGGTTTCACTGTACCGGACCTGTTTGCGCTCAGCAACTCGAAAGACCCGATCTCTTACCGTAACAACCGCACCAACAAAACGGTACGGAGCGCTTACGGCCGTGCAACACTGGGCTGGAAAGAAACCTACTTCCTCGATATGTCGCTGCGTAACGACATCAGCTCCGCGCTGCCCAAGGATAACAACTCTTACTGGTATCCTTCCGTGGGTGCGAGCGTGATCTTCAGCGAATGGCTGAAAGAAGGTTTCCCCGCACTGAACTACGGCAAGATCAGGGGCAGCTACGCCAAGATCGGTTCCGACCTCGACCCGTACGGTCTCGACCTGCTGTACACCGTAGGCTCCAACCTCTTCGACGGCAACTCTATCATGCAAACGCCCAACACCCTGCCTAACTCGGAAATCAGGCCTTCGCTCTCCGGTTCTTTCGAGATCGGTGCGGACGTACGTTTTTTCAACAGCCGCCTGGGTGCTGAGTTTACATACTACAACGAAGATAAAAAGGATGAAATCCTGACCGTGAACGTATCCAACGCCAGCGGCTTCGTTACCAAAACCATCAACGCCGGCAGGCTGCAAAGGAGCGGTATCGAAGTGTTACTGACAGGCGTTCCTGTTAAATCGAAAGACTTCACCTGGGAAACCACGCTAAACTTCGCCAAAGGCACCTCCAAAGTGGTGGAACTGACGGAAGACGTGAAAACCTATACCCTTCCGAATGGCGACAGAGGCGGTGCCGCCGTGGCTTTCGGCGTGGCGACAGTGGTGCATAAAGAAGGTGAAACCTGGGGCCAGCTCCGCGGTAACGGTATCAAACGCCTCAATGGCCAGCCGGTACTGAATACAGACGGCACCTACATGATGGAGCAGAACCTCTACTTCGGTTCCGTACTGCCCGACTTCACCGGCGGCTGGTTCAACTCCTTCGAATACAAAGGATTCAACCTCTCCGCAGTGGTAGACTTCCAGAAAGGCGGCAAATATTTCTCCCTGTCTGATTTCTGGGGCTCCTTCTCCGGCCTGACCGCTAAAACTGCCGTGCTGAACGACAAAGGCATCCCGGTTCGTGACCCGGTGGCCGATGGCGGTGGTGTAGCTGTATCCGGTGTGGATGAAGACGGCAAACCCGTTAAAACATATGTGGACGCACAAACCTACTGGCATCAGTTCCGCACCAACTCAAACATCGCGGACATGTCTATCTATGACGCATCTTTCATCAAACTGCGCGAAGTAAGCCTCGGCTACAACTTCCCGGTATCTAAAATGACGAAGAAAATATTTACCCGTGCGAATGTTTCTGTTGTGGCAAGAAACGTGTGGTTGATTCACGCAGAAGAGAAAGGCTTTGACCCGTCCGAGCTGTCCGGTCGTTTCGGTGAAAACGGTCAGATGCCCGGCGTTCGTTCCATCGGTTTAAATATCAAGTTAGGATTCTAA
- a CDS encoding DUF3467 domain-containing protein, which yields MEKQEEQQQLNIELSEEIADGTYANLAIITHSPSEFVVDFINVMPGLPKAKVKSRIILTPQHAKRLMKAMVDNIKKYESAHGTIQDQEPVSIPMNFGGPTAQA from the coding sequence ATGGAAAAACAAGAAGAGCAACAGCAGCTCAATATTGAGCTGAGTGAGGAAATTGCAGACGGGACATATGCCAATCTGGCAATCATAACACATTCACCGTCAGAGTTTGTGGTAGATTTTATTAATGTGATGCCCGGCCTTCCGAAGGCCAAGGTGAAGTCGCGTATCATTCTTACGCCCCAGCACGCCAAGCGGCTGATGAAGGCAATGGTTGATAATATTAAAAAATACGAATCCGCACATGGCACCATCCAGGACCAGGAACCTGTTTCCATCCCGATGAATTTCGGTGGTCCTACCGCGCAGGCATAA
- a CDS encoding ABC transporter ATP-binding protein: protein MAQSSVIHLEQIRKSYFIGKNELPVLKGVSLDIFKNEYVALMGPSGSGKSTLMNILGALDTPTSGKYVLSGHDVSRMEDNELARIRNQEIGFVFQQFNLMPRLSALENVAVPLIYAGISKRDREEKARLMLEKVGLGDRYKHKPNELSGGQCQRVAIARALVNDPSLILADEPTGNLDTKTSIEIMEIFGKIHASGNTVVLVTHEEDIAAHARRIIRLRDGLIESDKLNEIREAVSTN, encoded by the coding sequence ATGGCCCAGTCTTCTGTCATCCATCTGGAACAAATCAGGAAAAGCTATTTCATCGGGAAAAATGAACTGCCCGTACTGAAAGGCGTATCCCTCGACATTTTCAAGAACGAGTACGTAGCCCTGATGGGCCCGTCCGGTTCCGGCAAATCCACCCTGATGAACATTCTCGGGGCGCTGGATACGCCTACCAGCGGCAAGTACGTATTGAGCGGGCATGATGTGAGCAGGATGGAAGACAATGAGCTGGCCCGTATCCGCAACCAGGAAATCGGTTTCGTTTTCCAGCAGTTCAACCTGATGCCCCGCCTTTCCGCCCTCGAAAACGTGGCCGTACCGCTGATCTATGCCGGTATCAGCAAACGCGACCGGGAAGAGAAGGCCCGTTTGATGCTGGAGAAAGTAGGCCTCGGCGACCGGTACAAACACAAACCCAACGAGCTCTCCGGCGGCCAGTGCCAGCGTGTGGCCATCGCCCGCGCCCTGGTGAACGACCCTTCGCTCATCCTCGCCGATGAGCCCACCGGTAACCTCGACACGAAAACCTCGATCGAGATCATGGAGATCTTCGGCAAAATCCACGCTTCCGGCAACACCGTGGTGCTGGTAACGCACGAAGAAGACATCGCCGCACACGCCCGCCGGATCATCCGCCTGCGCGACGGCCTCATCGAATCCGACAAACTGAACGAAATCAGGGAAGCAGTCAGCACCAACTGA
- the gatC gene encoding Asp-tRNA(Asn)/Glu-tRNA(Gln) amidotransferase subunit GatC, whose protein sequence is MEVNDALIRQLGTLARLEINPGESEEIRQDLQKMITFVEKLAELDTKDVKPLLHMTADTNVLRNDEVLPGISREEGLKNAPAHTEEYFSVPKVIKK, encoded by the coding sequence ATGGAAGTGAATGATGCCCTGATCCGGCAGCTGGGAACCCTGGCAAGGCTGGAAATCAACCCGGGAGAAAGTGAAGAGATCCGGCAGGACCTCCAAAAAATGATCACCTTTGTGGAGAAACTGGCGGAACTGGACACGAAAGATGTGAAACCATTGCTGCATATGACTGCTGATACCAACGTGCTCCGCAACGATGAAGTGCTACCCGGTATCAGTCGTGAAGAAGGCCTTAAAAATGCGCCTGCCCATACTGAGGAGTATTTCAGCGTCCCTAAAGTAATCAAGAAATAA
- a CDS encoding BT_3044 domain-containing protein, whose protein sequence is MQIIVKYCKTALLLLGVCAGIVSCDKEEGMNGAGQTIVSIPAVKDSMIIVGVDYKNSPQALNVLEVVRAPHNAAVLNGETSVKLSADPNLITKINASRHRTFIPLPANSYTLDPSVPFANGVYDLKFPSGEISKSIKININTGLLDLTKQYAMPFVMTEAVNGVVTSSKKVALVEVIIKNEWDGKYQASGTFFHPVNGPRAIDEEKLLQTIGPRTVLANLGDLGGSGYQMKITINADNSVTLVPAGATPNIDMSYGVNKYDPATKSFTLNYAYNTAAPRIVRETITRK, encoded by the coding sequence ATGCAAATCATAGTTAAATACTGCAAAACAGCACTGCTGCTCCTGGGCGTTTGTGCGGGCATCGTTTCCTGCGATAAGGAAGAAGGCATGAACGGCGCCGGGCAAACCATCGTCAGCATCCCTGCCGTGAAAGATTCCATGATCATCGTAGGTGTGGATTATAAAAACAGCCCGCAGGCCCTGAACGTACTCGAAGTGGTGAGGGCGCCGCATAATGCAGCGGTGCTGAATGGGGAAACATCGGTGAAGCTCAGCGCAGATCCCAACCTGATCACCAAGATCAACGCTTCCCGCCACCGGACGTTCATTCCGCTGCCGGCCAATTCCTATACGCTGGATCCCTCGGTACCTTTTGCCAACGGGGTGTACGATCTGAAGTTCCCCAGCGGTGAAATCTCCAAGTCGATCAAGATCAACATCAACACCGGCCTGCTCGACCTCACCAAACAGTACGCCATGCCGTTCGTGATGACGGAAGCCGTGAACGGGGTGGTGACCTCCTCGAAAAAAGTGGCGCTGGTGGAAGTGATCATCAAGAACGAATGGGACGGCAAATACCAGGCAAGCGGTACGTTCTTCCACCCCGTAAATGGTCCGAGGGCCATCGACGAGGAGAAGTTACTGCAAACCATCGGTCCCCGTACCGTACTGGCCAACCTGGGCGACCTGGGTGGTTCCGGCTACCAGATGAAAATCACCATCAATGCCGATAATTCCGTAACCCTCGTGCCCGCAGGCGCTACGCCGAACATCGACATGAGCTACGGGGTGAACAAATACGACCCGGCCACCAAATCGTTTACGCTGAACTATGCGTATAACACCGCCGCGCCGCGTATCGTACGGGAAACCATTACCCGCAAATAA
- a CDS encoding SusD/RagB family nutrient-binding outer membrane lipoprotein codes for MKKYLRPLYIGLLSTALFSMEACRDFGDTNVSPNSTKEPVTSALLTGALQYMGSGRAMTATYAFDVRFLNEGAMYVQYNSQTQYPDESQYSVTARNWAPFYAGPLEDLYQIIKYNSDDATKSLPTVISGGSNANQLAAARILKAYFFALVTDQWGDVPYTEALTGKVTPKYDAQKDIYTDLFKELKEAIAQFDNGASLKGDILFKGNVADWKRFGNSLRMILALRLSKRNAEAGDIGKKEFQAALADPAGLVDLNSENVNMKWPGGSFKNPWYQMYDGRSDYAISATFADTLKLYADPRVNVYSNPHGGQIIGVPYGLTRELLIDWSASHPSYSEVGDAITGETSPDYVITAAQILLCRSEAALLGWTGENAEQLYKDAIKASWQQWGVFDQAKYDAYIADAKISWAGGERERKLGTQKWIALYPNGWEGWAEWRRTGWPFLKPTIHAVNASKKIPRRYAFPVNEITLNKTAYDEAVSRMGGDTHDTKVWWDK; via the coding sequence ATGAAAAAATATTTGAGGCCATTATATATCGGATTGCTGAGCACGGCACTGTTCAGCATGGAAGCCTGCCGCGATTTCGGAGATACCAACGTATCGCCGAACTCTACCAAAGAACCCGTTACATCTGCTTTGCTGACCGGTGCGTTACAGTACATGGGCAGCGGCAGGGCTATGACGGCAACGTATGCGTTCGACGTGCGTTTCCTCAACGAAGGAGCGATGTACGTGCAGTATAACTCACAAACCCAGTACCCGGACGAATCACAGTATTCCGTGACGGCGCGGAACTGGGCGCCGTTCTACGCCGGTCCGCTCGAAGATCTGTACCAGATCATCAAATACAACAGCGACGATGCTACCAAATCGCTGCCGACGGTAATCTCCGGCGGTTCCAACGCGAACCAGCTGGCCGCCGCGCGTATTTTGAAAGCATATTTCTTTGCGCTGGTAACGGACCAGTGGGGCGACGTGCCTTATACCGAAGCGCTCACCGGTAAAGTGACGCCGAAATACGACGCACAGAAAGACATCTATACGGATCTTTTCAAGGAACTGAAAGAAGCGATCGCACAGTTCGACAACGGGGCCTCGCTGAAAGGCGACATCCTGTTCAAGGGCAATGTGGCGGACTGGAAACGTTTCGGTAATTCCCTGCGGATGATACTGGCGCTCCGCCTGTCCAAACGCAATGCGGAAGCCGGCGATATCGGCAAAAAGGAATTCCAGGCTGCACTGGCGGATCCCGCCGGCCTGGTGGATCTCAACAGCGAAAACGTGAACATGAAATGGCCCGGCGGTTCTTTCAAAAACCCCTGGTACCAGATGTACGACGGCCGCAGCGACTACGCGATCAGCGCCACCTTTGCGGATACCTTAAAACTGTACGCGGATCCCCGTGTGAATGTATACAGCAACCCGCACGGCGGACAGATCATCGGGGTGCCTTACGGTTTGACCCGTGAGCTGCTGATCGACTGGTCTGCTTCCCATCCTTCTTACTCCGAAGTAGGCGACGCCATCACGGGTGAAACTTCTCCCGACTACGTGATCACTGCCGCACAGATCCTGCTGTGCCGCTCCGAAGCGGCGCTGCTGGGCTGGACCGGCGAGAACGCCGAGCAACTGTACAAAGATGCCATCAAAGCATCCTGGCAGCAATGGGGTGTGTTCGATCAGGCCAAATATGATGCTTACATCGCCGACGCCAAAATCTCCTGGGCCGGTGGCGAGCGCGAAAGGAAACTGGGCACCCAGAAATGGATCGCGCTCTATCCCAATGGCTGGGAAGGCTGGGCTGAATGGAGAAGGACCGGCTGGCCCTTCCTCAAACCCACCATTCATGCTGTGAACGCCAGCAAAAAAATCCCCCGCCGGTATGCATTCCCCGTGAATGAGATCACGCTCAACAAAACAGCGTACGACGAAGCCGTAAGCCGCATGGGTGGCGATACGCACGATACCAAAGTTTGGTGGGACAAGTAG
- a CDS encoding ComEA family DNA-binding protein, which produces MKCGRTSYGRLQWLIFLLLCSHSLQAQHEEQLEQLPEQEHAQLENDETFQEREARTVRQLNLNTADAASLHALGLLSGMQVEQFLAYRQLLGPLISLYELQAVPGFDLPLIQTLLPYVRAGNDLEPVYHLKDYLRRGKHVLLLRYGRPLGNGDRMKNNYSGSADKLMLRYRYQFLPHLSWGVVMEKDAGEQFFRGAQRQGFDHYGAHLFLRRPGRLKALALGDFTVNMGQGLIQWHGLSFGKSANVVQLRREGEVLRPYASAGEFYYYRGAGLTLKTGRLEWTAFLSRRSLDMADSSGSLTSSGYHRNAAEVAKRGAVLQYTAGAVSKWLLPQGHVALNVLAHRFSKPFIKDGAPYRLFGADGHTFVNAGIDYAATWRNVHFFGEAAVNKNREYAVLQGLLAALHRNVDAGFVFRHEARGYQAFYANAFGEQPAAGNESGLYAALHIRVNSRWQIAAYADVFRFPWLRYRIHAPTQGYDALAALSWQPDKHTAVQIRYQYKQPATVDSLIPAQQFRCQFTMPVVARAISWKCRVQAAPAAWLVHQQFEARWRQWRVGAGYTWFETGGEKAVYLAGQGFPGDNALARYAGTGWNAQLLVQCRLGGAFTAWCRWQYAPGSNSLQLQLQCGF; this is translated from the coding sequence ATGAAATGTGGCAGGACCAGTTATGGCCGGCTGCAATGGCTGATCTTTTTGCTATTGTGCAGTCATTCCCTGCAGGCGCAGCACGAAGAACAGCTGGAACAGCTGCCGGAACAGGAGCATGCGCAGCTGGAAAACGATGAAACTTTCCAGGAAAGGGAGGCGCGCACCGTGCGCCAGCTGAACCTCAATACGGCCGACGCGGCGTCGCTGCATGCGCTTGGATTGCTCAGCGGCATGCAGGTTGAACAGTTCCTTGCTTACCGGCAACTGCTCGGGCCGCTGATCAGCCTTTACGAATTGCAGGCGGTGCCGGGGTTCGACCTGCCGCTGATACAAACCCTGCTGCCGTATGTGCGGGCGGGCAATGACCTGGAACCGGTGTATCATCTGAAAGATTACCTGCGCCGCGGGAAACATGTGTTGCTCCTGCGTTATGGGCGGCCGTTGGGGAATGGTGACAGGATGAAGAACAATTACAGCGGCAGCGCCGATAAGCTCATGTTAAGATATCGCTACCAGTTTTTACCGCATCTCAGCTGGGGCGTGGTGATGGAGAAAGACGCGGGCGAACAGTTTTTCAGGGGCGCTCAACGGCAAGGATTCGATCACTATGGCGCGCACCTGTTCCTCCGGCGGCCAGGGAGATTAAAGGCGCTCGCGCTGGGCGACTTCACCGTCAACATGGGGCAGGGCCTCATTCAATGGCACGGGTTGTCGTTCGGGAAAAGCGCGAATGTCGTGCAGCTGCGCCGGGAAGGGGAGGTGCTGCGGCCTTATGCATCGGCGGGGGAGTTTTACTATTACCGGGGAGCGGGCCTCACCCTCAAAACAGGGCGCCTGGAATGGACCGCTTTCCTGTCACGCCGCTCCCTCGACATGGCAGACAGTAGCGGCTCCCTTACCAGCAGCGGTTATCACCGGAATGCGGCCGAGGTGGCCAAGCGCGGCGCCGTTCTGCAATACACCGCCGGCGCCGTCAGTAAATGGCTGCTCCCGCAGGGGCATGTGGCGCTCAACGTGCTGGCGCACCGGTTTTCAAAGCCCTTCATTAAGGACGGTGCCCCGTACCGCCTGTTCGGTGCAGACGGGCATACGTTCGTCAATGCCGGCATCGACTATGCCGCTACCTGGCGGAACGTTCATTTCTTCGGTGAGGCGGCGGTGAATAAAAACCGGGAGTATGCGGTGTTGCAGGGTCTGCTGGCGGCCCTTCACCGGAACGTCGATGCAGGATTCGTATTCCGACATGAAGCAAGGGGCTACCAGGCCTTTTATGCCAATGCCTTTGGTGAACAGCCGGCGGCAGGCAATGAGTCCGGCCTGTATGCCGCATTGCACATCCGCGTTAACAGCCGTTGGCAGATAGCGGCTTATGCGGATGTGTTCCGCTTTCCCTGGCTGCGGTACCGTATCCATGCGCCCACACAGGGGTACGATGCATTGGCGGCCCTGAGCTGGCAGCCCGATAAGCACACCGCCGTTCAAATCCGGTACCAGTATAAACAACCGGCTACCGTTGATTCTCTCATCCCGGCGCAACAATTCCGTTGCCAGTTCACCATGCCCGTCGTGGCCCGTGCGATCAGCTGGAAGTGCCGGGTACAGGCCGCTCCGGCGGCCTGGCTGGTGCACCAGCAATTTGAAGCGCGCTGGCGGCAATGGCGTGTGGGCGCCGGGTATACCTGGTTCGAAACGGGCGGGGAAAAAGCGGTATACCTGGCGGGTCAGGGGTTTCCCGGCGACAATGCGCTGGCCCGGTATGCCGGTACGGGATGGAATGCACAGTTGTTGGTGCAGTGTCGGTTGGGTGGGGCCTTCACCGCATGGTGCCGCTGGCAGTATGCGCCCGGTAGTAATAGTTTGCAATTGCAATTGCAGTGCGGGTTTTAG